The following are from one region of the Capsicum annuum cultivar UCD-10X-F1 chromosome 1, UCD10Xv1.1, whole genome shotgun sequence genome:
- the LOC107869117 gene encoding transcription factor MAMYB, with amino-acid sequence MEFLDEDAKPRFLLQSKPLNQSNSVSDTQTRSLTRTGTIISISLSLLFLVLSFFYFSFEPFGSIFLWLSLSLLIGPFAPISVTAGDIRVGLGPPIHDPVKEDLSDTEDTKKSNRRSNRPIKKNLDFDPVVVDPNPEKINGSVPNSKKINGSIGVLEKSNGLVGNLGKSGGGGEGLWSEGDEELLRKMMGKNPVGKPGRWEAIAEGFNGRYKVESVIKKAKELGEKKVSDEDSYQRFLKDRKAVDKRVEEGGNERDFANVEVKKVVENGWSSGEDLALLNALKTFPKEVAMRWEKVAAAVPGRSKAACMKRMAVLKKDFRSSKSAITES; translated from the coding sequence ATGGAGTTCCTAGACGAAGATGCCAAACCCAGATTCCTCCTTCAatccaaaccattaaaccaatcCAATTCCGTCTCGGATACCCAAACCCGATCTCTTACCCGAACCGGAACCATCATCTCTATATCCCTTTCCCTTCTCTTCTTagttctctctttcttctatttctcctttgaaCCTTTCGGATCCATTTTCTTATGGCTCTCTCTCTCCCTCCTTATTGGTCCTTTTGCTCCAATTTCGGTTACTGCTGGTGATATTCGGGTCGGACTCGGACCCCCCATTCATGACCCGGTTAAAGAGGATCTTTCTGATACTGAAGATACCAAAAAGTCAAACAGAAGATCCAATAGACCCATCAAGAAAAACCTTGATTTTGACCCGGTTGTGGTTGATCCTAACCCGGAAAAAATTAATGGGTCGGTTCCAAATTCGAAGAAAATTAATGGGTCGATTGGGGTTTTGGAGAAAAGCAACGGGTTGGTTGGGAATTTGGGGAAAAGTGGAGGAGGGGGGGAAGGGCTGTGGAGTGAAGGGGATGAAGAGTTGTTGAGGAAGATGATGGGGAAGAATCCGGTAGGGAAACCAGGTCGATGGGAGGCAATAGCGGAGGGGTTTAATGGGAGATACAAAGTAgaaagtgtgatcaagaaagcTAAAGAATTGGGTGAGAAGAAAGTGAGTGATGAGGATTCATATCAGAGGTTCTTGAAGGATCGTAAAGCGGTTGATAAGAGAGTTGAGGAGGGTGGAAATGAGCGCGATTTCGCTAATGTAGAGGTCAAGAAGGTGGTGGAGAATGGGTGGAGTAGTGGGGAGGATTTAGCTTTGCTTAATGCATTGAAGACATTTCCAAAGGAAGTGGCAATGAGATGGGAGAAAGTTGCAGCTGCTGTACCTGGGAGGAGTAAAGCAGCTTGTATGAAAAGAATGGCGGTATTGAAGAAGGATTTTCGAAGCTCTAAGTCCGCTATTACTGAATCTTAG
- the LOC107869128 gene encoding uncharacterized protein LOC107869128 has protein sequence MGIFSWFKGDKKETPKTTQKPDPKTQISSSSNNPEVPGMNGAVEVTRSANPPPPPPSDITVFEFGSVAASVDKVTLAGYCPVSDELEPCRWEVLPATGSDAPQFRVVF, from the coding sequence ATGGGtattttttcatggtttaaagGCGACAAAAAAGAAACCCCCAAAACCACCCAGAAACCCGACCCGAAAACCCAAATCTCTTCTTCCTCCAACAACCCGGAAGTTCCGGGCATGAACGGAGCTGTTGAAGTGACCCGATCCGCAAACCCGCCACCACCACCGCCGTCGGACATAACCGTATTCGAATTCGGTTCGGTTGCTGCTTCTGTTGATAAGGTTACACTTGCCGGATATTGTCCTGTTTCCGATGAACTTGAGCCTTGCCGTTGGGAGGTTTTGCCCGCCACTGGCTCTGACGCTCCTCAATTTCGCGTCGTTTTCTGA